A genomic region of Anopheles coustani chromosome 3, idAnoCousDA_361_x.2, whole genome shotgun sequence contains the following coding sequences:
- the LOC131261230 gene encoding monocarboxylate transporter 14 translates to MGQAASQEDAEQEGQAEGAEEDDDEDGGIIPMRSDRFLVTDSDIACEEAARLTADQQEDPSPDDDEGGCEYHDMPPPPDGGYGWVIVFASFMCNMIVDGIAYTFGVFLNEFVVYFGEGKGTVAWVGSLLSGMYLSAGPVVSALANKYGCRAVCIAGSIISSAAFALSTLSTSVTMLMLTYGVMGGIGFGLIYLPAVVAVGYYFETKRSLATGIAVCGSGFGTFAFAPLANMLLENFDWKNSNLILAGLILNCAVFGAMMRPLTYPKEEKVKPLMQRMYEEKRLQMERGSIGGSYFMVQLPDGTMEKRLKAPLNADPGVHSSLALDQLAAQQGGMHPVATLPTISEFKAQEQNGSSGSSSESSQIEMKKPLNKKRNTNSESDAADYGSDNLPRNASQPAFTSHQSGIPKNGSVPTFDRVRKHSTGERFKPSLAAIKASSRGDVGSNGDVRKSMHLRLSRGSVNGSKNNNAEEFDDGSMFTSKASLKADKPVMVRPLSRKDIFYSGSVTNLKEFQSQKSLTNYRNSVVSLTKFEKEHRNDVRDDVEKGREEQYDLCPCLVLPESFKNAIGAMMDISLLRDPVFMMIGVSNIFGMAGLYVPFVYLVDAAVLDGIEQNSASFLISIIGITNTVGRIVCGYVADFPQVDALFLNNICLVISTVAVALTPFCHSYAAYVVMAIAFGIAIAGYISLTSIILVDLLGLDKLTNAFGLLILFRGAATIVGSPLAGALYDATQSYSIPFFVAGGLFALSAITSFAAPAMKRFRKQSEAPVHVEVLTPIDEEPSEDLADDDQPITMVPKIIQTAPSPSTEQPVTSNITSTTTINNDDRKQPQSNGSAKEADKEVSQMESVV, encoded by the exons ACGGACAGCGACATTGCCTGCGAGGAGGCGGCAAGGCTGACTGCGGACCAACAGGAAGATCCTTCGCCCGATGACGATGAGGGAGGATGCGAGTACCATGACATGCCGCCGCCACCGGACGGTGG ATACGGCTGGGTGATCGTGTTTGCCTCCTTCATGTGCAACATGATCGTGGACGGTATCGCCTACACGTTCGGTGTGTTCCTGAACGAGTTCGTGGTGTACTTCGGCGAAGGCAAGGGCACGGTGGCGTGGGTCGGAAGTTTGCTGAGCGGTATGTACCTGAGTGCCGGACCGGTCGTGTCGGCGCTGGCGAACAAGTACGGCTGCCGGGCGGTCTGTATTGCCGGCAGTATAATCTCCAGCGCAGCGTTTGCCCTGAGTACGCTCAGTACCTCGGTGACGATGCTAATGTTGACGTACGGTGTGATGGGTGGCATCGGGTTCGGGTTGATCTATCTGCCGGCCGTCGTCGCCGTGGGGTACTACTTCGAGACGAAGCGTTCGCTCGCCACCGGTATCGCCGTGTGCGGGTCCGGCTTTGGCACGTTTGCGTTCGCCCCGCTGGCCAACATGCTGCTGGAGAACTTTGACTGGAAGAACTCGAACCTGATTCTGGCCGGTCTGATCCTCAACTGTGCCGTGTTCGGTGCCATGATGCGTCCGCTAAC GTACCCGAAGGAGGAAAAGGTGAAACCCCTGATGCAGCGCATGTACGAGGAAAAGCGCCTACAGATGGAGCGGGGCTCGATCGGTGGGTCCTACTTCATGGTCCAGCTGCCGGACGGTACGATGGAGAAAAGACTGAAAGCCCCGCTGAACGCCGACCCGGGTGTCCACTCGAGCCTGGCGCTGGACCAGCTGGCGGCGCAACAGGGCGGAATGCACCCGGTCGCCACCCTGCCGACGATTTCCGAGTTCAAGGCGCAGGAGCAGAACGGCAGCAGCGGCTCGTCGTCCGAGTCGAGCCAGATCGAGATGAAGAAACCGCTGAACAAGAAGCGCAACACCAACTCCGAGTCGGACGCGGCCGACTACGGTTCGGACAACCTGCCACGCAATGCCTCACAGCCTGCCTTTACCAGCCATCAGTCGG GTATCCCCAAGAACGGCTCCGTGCCGACGTTCGATCGCGTCCGAAAACACTCGACCGGAGAACGGTTTAAGCCTTCGCTGGCGGCCATCAAGGCCAGCTCGCGGGGCGATGTCGGTAGCAACGGTGACGTACGTAAATCCATGCACCTCAGACTCTCACGCGGCTCTGTCAACGGAAGCAAAAATAATAACGCTGAGGAATTC gacgACGGCAGCATGTTTACCTCAAAGGCCTCCCTGAAGGCGGACAAGCCAGTTATGGTTCGGCCACTTTCGCGCAAGGATATCTTCTACTCCGGATCCGTCACCAACCTCAAGGAGTTCCAGTCGCAGAAATCGCTCACAAACTACCGCAATTCGGTCGTTTCGCTAACCAAGTTCGAGAAGGAACATCGTAACGACGTCCGGGACGATGTGGAAAAGGGACGAGAAGAAC AATATGACCTCTGCCCGTGCCTGGTACTGCCAGAGTCGTTCAAGAATGCGATCGGTGCGATGATGGACATTAGTCTGCTGCGTGATCCCGTCTTCATGATGATTGGTGTATCGAACATTTTCGGCATGGCCGGACTGTACGTCCCGTTCGTATACCTGGTCGATGCTGCCGTGCTTGAT ggaattgaacaaaattcaGCGTCGTTCCTTATTTCGATCATCGGCATCACCAACACCGTGGGAAGGATCGTGTGTGGTTACGTGGCCGACTTTCCGCAAGTGGACGCCCTATTCCTGAACAACATTTGTCTAGTCATTTCCACCGTGGCGGTCGCACTGACGCCTTTCTGTCACAGCTATGCGGCGTATGTGGTTATGGCCATCGCTTTCGGAATTGCCATCG CCGGTTACATTTCACTGACGTCAATTATCCTGGTCGACCTGCTGGGCCTGGACAAGCTGACCAATGCGTTCGGTTTGCTGATCCTCTTCCGTGGTGCCGCCACGATCGTCGGTTCGCCACTGGCGGGTGCCCTCTACGACGCAACACAGTCGTACTCGATACCGTTCTTTGTCGCCGGCGGTCTGTTCGCGCTATCGGCCATCACCAGCTTCGCCGCACCGGCCATGAAGAG aTTCCGCAAACAATCGGAAGCACCAGTGCACGTGGAGGTGCTGACGCCGATCGACGAGGAACCATCGGAGGACCTGGCCGACGACGATCAGCCGATCACCATGGTACCAAAGATTATACAAACCGCACCGAGCCCGTCCACGGAGCAGCCAGTTACTTCGAATATCACCTCAACGACCACGATCAACAACGACGATCGGAAACAGCCGCAGTCGAACGGAAGCGCCAAGGAAGCGGACAAGGAAGTGAGCCAAATGGAGTCGGTGGTCTAG